ATTTCTGAGAAGTGTCCAAGACCCCGCGCGCGGTTCCCGCGGTGAAAGAAAGTTGTGCGGCGCGGTCTCCGCGCGGACTCCGCGTGCGGGAAACTTGGACTCCGGCTGGTGGGGCGGCGGGTCCCAAGACCCGCGACGCAGGCCACCGGGGCCATGCGCGTGTCAGGGCGCCCGCTGCTCCttatgctgctgctgctcagcatGGTGGGGGACCGGGGACGCGCGCAGCCCCTGGGGCCTGCAGACCGGCAGACCTTGCTGAGGTTGCTAGTTGAGCTGGTTCAGGAGCTGAAGAAATTCCACACTGGAGACAACAAGAGGCTGCAGCTCCTTGGCGAGTCCGACTTTGCCTTGGGCCGCAGAGAGGCCACGGATTATGGGGCAGACCCAGAGGAGCAGAGAGTGGGTGAGTGTTCCTCAGTGTAGACGTGAAGGACTTAGAGTGGGTAAGAGCTCAGCAGTGTAGACCATAATATGAAATAGAGTAAGGGAGGGTTCTGGCAGCATAGATTTGAAAGGCAGGAAGTAAGTAGTGAGTGTTTTGGCAGTGTGGACATATGAGGATAGAATGTGGAAGACAGAGCCCTAGCAGTGTGAGTCTGAGCAACAGAGTGGGTGAGTGCCCAGCAGCTTAGACCACAAGGTACAGAAAATTAATGAGATTGAGCTGTAGCAGTATGGACCAGTACGATGCAGAGTGCATGAGGATCCAAGCAGTGTACAGACAGTGAGCCTCTTAGCAGTGTAGACCTGAGGGGCAGAGAGTGGGTGACTGCTGATTGTCTGACAGTTCCAATCTACTTGGTAGAGAGTGAATGATTGTCCAACAATGAGGACCACGAGGACTGGAGTGGGTGAGGTCCTGGCGATGTAGATCTGATAGAGAGTGAGTGAAAGTCGTGGCAATATGACCTGAGAAACCAAGGATGCCTGAGTGTCCATCAGCGTAGACCTGAAGGAAAAGGAATGAGTGAGGCAGTGTGGCTCTAGCCACAGTGTACTGAGGAGCAAAAAGCGGGTTTTGGCAGAGTGGATGAAAGGGCTACCTTCCATATCTGAAAGACACATTATATTAGTATTttcttaaatagatttttttagaaatatacttttaaagacgaatcaatttttaaaatttttttgtttttgttttttattgtttctcaagaaaaagaaactggcAGAAACAGGAGACTTCGTGTGAGCCTCTAAAATAACAATCCCAATCCACTGCTAAGATATGCTGGTGCCCAGTTCAGGACACTCTGCTCTTTACAGGGGAGGGTTGCCAGCCTACCATTTCCAGCAGAGGAAGAAATGGCCAGAGCTTCGCTAGTGGAGCCCTTCCCAGAGTGGCTCATGGGAATTTCTCAGGGAAGCATGCAAGCTTTTAATGCTTTCGTGACACAATTAGGTCAAATATGATAGGGTCACTTTTGTGTAAACTGACTCAAGTAAGGAGTACATGAAGAAAGGCCTTAGGGAGTAGTCTCCACCTCCCTCATGGAAGACTCTATGTCAGTATCTCTCATTGGCTATTAGGAAAGAGGAGAATAATATTTCCAGTAAGAATAAAATGTGACATTACACAATCACAGAAAAGTTACTGGCCTCATGTGGGTCAGAGACTTAGAAAATGAttacagaaactgaaaataaagcaaaaacaatatCCAAACTcagggagaaaaaacaaacatgaagctATCACTGGGGACCAGGTGCCAACAAAAACCATGATTATGAGTTGGTGTGTAAAAACCTTTCCTTAGGGACCCTACTTTGCCTTATAAACCAAGGTGATGTACATTCCCATCTGTTCATACCAGCCTCACTATCAGAGAATTGTAAAGAAATTTGATCTTTAAAATGACCTACAAAAGTATAGTGTTCaatacatctttttgttttgttttgaaggttcaggtttatttctagaatttttaaaTGCTGTGGAATTTGATTTCAAAGTTCTTTAAATTAAAGTGGATACAAGTGATTCATCCCTTGGAACCTATCCAAAATCACTTTTTTTCAATCCTGTAACTTTATGGCCTGTGACTCTTACCATATCCAGAGAGAATAGACTGATAATATTGGAGCTTTATGAGTAGTTAATGCTGTTTGAGAAAAATCATGTTCTGATCTAAGTGTCCGCATTGTATTACATGCAAATACCAAGTGTTCTCCTATTTTATCCAGTGCATTGTAGTATGGATAATGCAAGTCTCAAAAATTTCCTCCACATTCACTTAAGATCACACTTAATAGGTGCTTTGTTCAAGTAATACGATTTCTCACCCCTCATAGAGATTGTTCCTCGAGATCTAAGGATGAAGGACAAGTTTCTGAAACATCTCACAGGTGTGTGTTACCTTCACTCCTCCGCCCTCCCTGCTCCTTTTTGCCCTGAGTCTTTGtgactttcttcctctgtgttccaGGTCCTCTTTATTTCAGTCCGaagtgcagcaagcactttcacAGACTTTACCACAACACGCGAGACTGCACCATCCCTGCATGTAAGTGAGCACCCAATAGGCAAATGGCGCTCCACTCTTCCTTCTTAGTGCAGGAGGACTGCTTTTTGATAGGTCCCTACCTGTCTGGATTGGGGCAGGGTGCCTAGACATTGGAGCAGATGGCTTAAACTCTGCAACAACCACTGGAAAGTATTTACCTCATGGTAACCCATCTTGAAATGGCCTGAACCCTTCCTTTCATTCACATTCTCATTTGGTTTATGAATTCTGGCACCAAGTCCACATTCTAGGCTATTGGACATCACACAGGTTAGGCGTGAGATGCTCTGGGGTCTGCTGGTGATCAAAGTGTTGGGGTATAAACAGTCTAGTTGGCCTGAAATTTTCCCATCAAACTTTTGTTTTACCATCTCCATTGCTCTGACAAGTGCTATTTTCTTTCCATTAGTAATAAAAACTCTCATCACCTAATAATTTTATTTGCTATTCCAAATGCTGCTCTTCTGGTTGTTCTTCAGCTCAGAGACACACAGGGCTTACACATTGGCCCATTTCTCACATATCtttcctttaaattcttttcattttcaacacCCTTCATCTACTTATCTACTGAAGTATATTTCACTCCCCCCAAATGACCCCTTGTACTCTtcataaaaccatttttaaaaaatgagatgatGACTTTCACAGGAGAAAAGTCATGCAGACTCACCAGGATCTGGCTGGCTGCTTTGAGAGATGATAAAGAGGCAGCCCAGTCAGCAGACCGAAGTAGCTTTTCCTGCTTGACACAGATATACTGGTTACGTGGAGTAGGAGTTTTTTCTGTTTAGGCAGCATAGCTTCTCTGAATATTGATGCCTGTCATTTACAGACTGTTTCTGTATGATGGACACTGCTAGGAGCATGACATCACATCTGTGGGTCTTGGCCCAGCTTTCTCACTAGCATGTGTCAGGTCTAAAGCCCAGGGTAAGCAAACATACTTCCTGTATAGTTTGATTTTTCGTTTGAACTTGCCATGTGAACCTCTTGTATCATTATTTCCCCTACTTTCTTGTGCAATGAAATATCTTCTGTTTGAGAATTACTAACTTGTTTCTTGGGGCCACAGAacctttttattgtttaattgaACATCTATTTTATAATAAACATCTCATACAATACAATAATATGATTCTATATTCTAAATTTGAACATGACCTTATAGCATTAAAACCCATTCCTTTAGAGATTAAGAGACAAAATTTGAATTGCTTGTCATAGAAAAATCAAAACACCAGGCTCAAGGCTCATGCTGCACTCTACAAAGTCTCTTCAAGCTTCTCCCAAGGTGTCTTGCTATTCTCCACATTGTTGCATCCTTTGGTAATATATAAAGGCTCCTGGTCACAGCTTCAACTGAGTCCCAAGTGGTAGAAGGTTAACACATTTGTGCATTGGGACAATTAGCcatttccatctcttttttttttttttcttcattaaaacagAATGATAGCCCTTCTGCAATGTTTTAGGATGTTCAGAAATTCACTGAAATCCTGGGGTGCTAGAACTGATATGGACCATAGAGTCCAGCCTTACTAGATAGCCAAAAGTGCTTGGTGGAATGAAGAACCAAATCTCTTATTCCTGACAAACAGAATCTGTCCTACTCTACATGCACATCACTGGTTGAGGAGCATTGTTTGAGACTTGGACTGAGTGAGATAGGAACACCTAGAATCTCTAGGCAGATTACAAATGGAAGTATGTACAGTTTGTTAATTAGATGTTAATTAGTCTACTCCACCTTGGTATAGAATCTATTCGGGAAAACTACATTTCGAAAATTGTGGAAGAagagcaaaaaataaaacaaatctaggTGACCAATTGTAAGTAGGTTAggctctctttcctctttgaaCCAAAGGGATATATGTCATAAACATTTAGAAGCTAACTTTTTGggagtgtgtaaatatttatcaTTGTCACTCATGCAGATTCTCCATTGAGAATGAATGCTTCCCTTTTTTGATGATTTTTGTTACTCCTGAGAAATACACTTTAGTAAATCATAAATTACTGAAGCTTTTCACAGAATTTTGTCTGGGGAAATTCTCCTATAGCTGTGGTAACCTTCCTATACACTTTTTGATGAAGCAGAAGAATGAAGTATGGAATCTAGGAAGCAGCAGTGAACTTCAGGCTGAACTAAAAAACTAtcaattttttttccagtctatACTTGAAAATTTGCTTTTAAACTtttatcttcctcttcttcttcattgtTGATAATTGAGTCTAAAGCCTTCCACAAGCACTTTATCACTGAGATAGACCCACCCCTATCTCTCATTTTTACTTTTGGGGACATATTCTTGTTAAGTTGCTCAAGGTGGCCTCacattcattctgtagcccagaccaGCACTGAACTTCTTACCCCCTTGCCTCTGTTTCTCGCATAGCCTCCCAACTGGGTCCAGTCTGCCCCGATCCTTTTGGCCCTCTTTCTTTCTGACAACATTTGTAAAAGTCTATAAGGCTCATCTCAGGTGGGGACTTAATCTGCACGTAATCTGAAGGAGAGTTAACAAAGGCATGTTAGGAGCCTAACTCACTAGAAGCAACACTCGTGGGATTTCTGTGGACCTGGCAGCCACACTTCAGAGGATGCTGTGTCTGTCCCCTCTGTAGTCCTTATCTGATTTCCACTTGTAATGCCAATTTCCCCTGAAGTAAGTAAGCAATATACAGTTCATAATTTCAGATAACAGATTATATTGTTTCTAAGGAAGtcagaacattaaaaataaatggtggtTATAACTCTTTATatacttgcaaaaaaaaaatcagcctatgtttaattttaatgttgTGCAGGCAACTGACAAGGGTCCATGGTTTGTTTCCACTGCAGACTATAAAAGATGTGCCAGGCTACTTACTCGGCTGGCTGTCAGTCCCATGTGCATGGAGAGATAAGGTAAGCTCTCAAACAATTGTGGTGGACACACAGCAAGTaggtcattaaaaaaacaaacgaGCAAACAACAAGAGCAACCACTGGGCATTTAGACTCATGCATTCTTTCACTACAGTAGCCTTTCTCAACCAACTTATCTCAAAAGTCATGAGTAGAAGGCTCCCCCTGCTGGCTATCTACAGTGGACATTGTTATTAGAACTTCATATGACACATAGCTGATTTCAGCACAGACAGTTTAGTTTACATCAGGGCACATGTTTCAACCCATTGCTGTTGGCTTCAAGGCTGAACTAATTCACTGACATTTATGAATACAGAGATccttcaaaatttatttaataaacaacATAGAGAATGTGGCAGGCTAGAACTGTGGTTCCCTGCTGCCCAGCATTGCACTGCATATCaacccataaaaacaccaaatttaaaaactgaagcaCGTGGGTCAGGATATAGCTCAGAAGGTAAGAACATTTGTTATGTAagcatgaggctctgagttccaAATCCCCATTAGCCATGTAAAATGCCAGACATGGCAACAGattcctgtaaccccagagctgcAGTGGCCAGACAAGAGGATCACTTTAGCACCAGTTtcagtgagagtccctgtctTGAAGGACCAAGATAGAGTGCTACAAAACAGGACACTCAACATCCTTCTCTGGCTTTTGTATGCATACATGGGCATGCACAgttgcatacacatatgtatataacacacacacacacacacacacacacacacacacacacacacacacaaccctgaAGCATGATACTTGTCAAATGTGCATTCCTTTTGCACTTTGGTAAAGTAATACAGAATTTTAAGTTAGACTATACTAGTTGTTACTAAACACAGCCACACAAATTTGATGTATCTGGTAAAGGTTTGGAGTCTTATCATTATAGCAAAAAAACTAAGATAGCTAATGTAGCTAATAAATGTTTCTATGAGAGCTCACCCCTAATGCCTAGTGGAAGAAATGTAAATGCACTATCGGGTTGTAACTGTTCACTGGTGTTCTCTTGACACTCTCAACTACGCTGCTAACAATGTATGGGGAGTATGGCTTTACTTCCCAACACAGGTTCCACAGTGCTAAGTTGTTCAAGACCGATTGACAGGACTTTGGTTTAATCCGTTCTGTATTTCTATGTCTTAAGTGTGTCAGGTATTACTAGGTGGAGATTCACACCACAAATAAGACCTACTTCCTGAACACAAATGGCTGTTCCCAGAAAACATGCCTGCTCTccagaaaatacaaatcaaaaaatgttgcattttttttaatagccGTTCTAGCTTGTCTCATAAAAATGGATGAGAGGAGCATTCTTTTATATACAGATATGCCTAGGACAACAGCAGCACTGTGCAGAGGTAAACCTTGGACCTAGCCGTGTCAGCAGGGCCAGTACACAACCTCCTCACAGCCTGGATTGCTAGCTATATCAGGACCAAAAGCCACTAAAAATCAGAGTCTCTCTACTAATGGTGAAGTGACGTAGCTGCACACGCATCCTGGCTTTCTGGAGGAGGCAGGTGTGTTTATGCTAGTCAGAGCTGAGAAGTACATGCCCTCATTTCCTGTCTTtccaacattttaaatttttttcaaccACTGCATTTATAGCTTATTGAAGTGTTCTCtcttcacatatacatacacatatgcatacacacacgtgtAGTTGTGCTGGTAATGTGctggtaaaataaaaatgtcacttcTGGGTGTCTGTTGGGAAGTAGGGCGTGAATGTCCAGCCTAGCCACTAAGAACTTTCTTGTCGTTGGTACCACCTAGCCTTCTGAGGGCTGGCTGCTCTTGCCCAGGATTCAGTTTCCCAAAGAGCCACACTACCAGCAGCACACTGTATTCATGCACCAGCACTACTTGGCCGGTCTGCCAGGCATCAGCAGCACATCTGTGCTGGCCCTGATATAGTATATTACAGAAAACAGCAAGGAAAAG
The nucleotide sequence above comes from Onychomys torridus chromosome 21, mOncTor1.1, whole genome shotgun sequence. Encoded proteins:
- the Alkal2 gene encoding ALK and LTK ligand 2 — encoded protein: MRVSGRPLLLMLLLLSMVGDRGRAQPLGPADRQTLLRLLVELVQELKKFHTGDNKRLQLLGESDFALGRREATDYGADPEEQRVEIVPRDLRMKDKFLKHLTGPLYFSPKCSKHFHRLYHNTRDCTIPAYYKRCARLLTRLAVSPMCMER